The sequence TTCGGCAGCGCCGTTAAGGAGCTCTCTCGGCGCGCCCTCTGCGGCGCGATAAAGGGCGCCGCGGCGGACGGCGTGCCGCTGCTCGGCATCTGCCTTGGAATGCAGCTGCTCTTCGGCGCGAGCGAGGAAGCGCCTGAGGCGCGCGGACTCGGCATACTCGCAGGGCGTTCGCTGCGTTTCCCGGACGGCCCGGGGCTGAAAGTCCCGCACACCGGCTGGAACTCGATAACGCCGCTTAAAGAATCGGCGCTTTTGAGCGGAGTGCGCGCCGGTAGCTGCATGTACTTCGTCCATTCCTTCTTCGTCCGCTGCGACGAACGGGCGGACGCCGCGGCGGAAGCGTTCTACGGAAGCCGCTTCGACGCCGCGGTCGAGCGCGGGAACGTCTTCGGCTGTCAGTTCCACCCGGAAAAGAGCGGAAGCGCCGGCCTTTCGATATTAAAAAATTTCATAAAAATTTCAGGAGGAAAATAAAATGTTTGCCAAGAGAATAATACCGTGCCTGGATATTAAAGAGGGACGCGTCGTGAAGGGCGTCAACTTCGTAAAGCTGCGCGACGCCGGCGACCCCGTCGAATGTGCCGCGGCCTACGAAAAGGCGGGGGCCGACGAGATCGTCTTTCTCGACATCGCCGCGACGAGCGACGGAAGGAAGACGGTCTCCGATCTGGTGCGCCGCGTCGCCGAGAAGGTCTTCATACCGATCACGGTCGGCGGCGGCATAAGAAGCGCGGAGGACATACGCGAAATACTGCGCGCCGGAGCCGACAAGGTCTCGCTGAACACGGCGGCGGTGAAAAATCCGGCGCTGATAAGTGAAGCGGCGGAAAAATTCGGCCGACAGTGCGTCGTCGTCGCGATAGACGCGAAAAAGCGCGGCGACAGCTACTGGGAGGTAGTTACCTCGGGAGGCCGCGTGCCGGAGCACATCGACGCCTTCGGCTGGGCCGTGAAGGCCGAAGAGCTCGGAGCCGGCGAAATACTTCTGACGAGCATGGACCGCGACGGTACGAAGGCCGGCTACGACCTCGAACTGACAGAGCTCATTTCATCGTCGGTAAAAATCCCCGTCATCGCCTCCGGCGGCGCCGGAGCGCCGGAAGACTTCTACGACGCGCTGACGAAGGGCAAGGCCGACGCGGCGCTTGCGGCCTCGCTCTTCCACTTCAACGAGGTACCCATCCCGGAGCTTAAGGAATATCTATCGCTGAAGGGCGTGCCCGTGAGGAAGTGAGCGCCGCCAGACGCGCCTTAAGCGCGCGAGGGAATTGCGCCCGTATGAAACAGGCGGCGGAGCAGAGCGGATACATTTCGCGCAACTCCGCCGCTTTAATTTTATTCACATATAATCGAGTTAAAATTTAAGGGGTATATTTCAAATGCGTACAGCTTTGTTTTTGAAGGTCAATGAGCGTACTCGCGCTTTGCCGTTTTGATAATGCGCCCCTTTTTCGCGTTTTATTTATAGATATACGAGTTCCGCCGGTGAAAATGTTATAATATGACAATGTACGGCACGAAAGCCGAGGTTTTTGCCGACGTGCCGCCCGCCCGGAAGCGTGAGCCGCCGCAGGGGTACGGGGAATCGTCGATTCTGGGAGGTAGGGATTTGCTCGCAAAGTACGCGCAGGAAATATCTGAGTATCTGAGCTCCATGATGGGGCGAAGCATAATCATCACCGACATCAACGGCATAATCATCGGCGCTCCAGCAAAGGAGAGGATCGGGGAATTCCACCCGCCGTCCATCCCGTGCATAAAATATAAAAAAATGAGCTTCGACGACGCCGAAGGCGCGAAGAAGCTCGGAGTCTGGTACCCGGGCTCGACGGTGCCGCTCTTTTACAACGGTCGCGTGATAGGCACGGCTGCGATCGCCGGGGAGCCGGAGGTCGTGCTGCAGTTCACGATGCTCGTCAAGAATCAGATCGAAAGCATGTTGCGCGAGAAGATATATTCGCCGGGCGCCGGCTCGCCGCAGAAAAAGATAAACGAGCTCGTGCACGACATCGCGTCCTTCGACCCCGCGAGCGGCGACCACGCGTCGCTTACGCTGAAGGGCGCGCATATCGGCGTCGACCTCGACAGGCCGCGAGGCGCGATAGCGGTCTTCTTTTCCAACTTCTGCGGGCTCGGCGGCCTTGAAAACAATCCGGTAAAGATCACTTACGAAAATTACAGCGACCCGATAGAGGCCGAAATAGATTACTCGGCGATGCACGGGCGCGTGATAGTCCTGTTGCGCGAAATATTCCAGGACCCGCAGGCGATAATCGCGAGCGTCGCGCGCGACCGCTTCGCCGTGATATGCCCGAGGGAGACCGACGATAAAAAGTCTCCAGACGAAGAGATAGAGGCGCTCTGCGACTCCGCAGACAAAATTTACAGCAAGCTTAAGAGCGCGTCGCTTGAAACGATCGTCGGCGTCGGCTTCCCGGCGCGCAATCTCTTCGAACTGCCCGCCGCCTATAAAAACGCGTGGGAGGTCGCCGGCATCGCGGAGAAGCTTTCGATGCCGCCCGGTGCGTACAGCTTCAACAGGTTGCTCTTAGAGGGCATCCTGTCGTCGGTTAAGCAGAACGTGGCGCTGCGCTATATCGACAAGAAGCTCTCCGACGCTGAAAGTGAGAGCGACGCGCAGATGCTGATAGAGACCTTCAAGGCCTACTGCGAATCGTTCTTCAGCAAACAGAGGGCCGCCGAGAGGCTTCACCTTCACAGGAACACGCTCTCTTACCGCCTCGCGAAGCTCGAGGAGTACCTCGGCATCTCTATGGAGGACTTCAAGCAGGTCATGGCGTTTTATCTCGCCCTCGGGATACGCGATCTGCATAAGAAAGGATGCGCGCGCTAAAGCGTTCTTCGGTAAAAAACAATATAAGCAAAAAGCGGCGGAGGCGGGCTTGTTCCCGTCTCCGCCGCTTTCCTCCCGTCGGGCTTGAGGAAGGGGCTATTTCGTGCTGTCCGTGATCTTCTTCATTTCCGTCTTGAACTCGGCCATCAGATCCTTGCCCTTCGTTTCGTCGAGCTTGCCCCACGTCGAAGCGAAGGCGTCCATAATAGGTTTGAGTTCTTTAGGCGTGTACATGTGGACCTTTATGCCCTTCTTGCGCATAAGGTCTAAGTACTTCATGTCGTTCGCTTCGGCCGTCTTGATGGAGTTGGCCGC is a genomic window of Synergistes jonesii containing:
- the hisH gene encoding imidazole glycerol phosphate synthase subunit HisH; this translates as MIGVIDYGAGNLRSVENALSALGAECETAASARDIERADALILPGVGEFGSAVKELSRRALCGAIKGAAADGVPLLGICLGMQLLFGASEEAPEARGLGILAGRSLRFPDGPGLKVPHTGWNSITPLKESALLSGVRAGSCMYFVHSFFVRCDERADAAAEAFYGSRFDAAVERGNVFGCQFHPEKSGSAGLSILKNFIKISGGK
- the hisF gene encoding imidazole glycerol phosphate synthase subunit HisF, giving the protein MFAKRIIPCLDIKEGRVVKGVNFVKLRDAGDPVECAAAYEKAGADEIVFLDIAATSDGRKTVSDLVRRVAEKVFIPITVGGGIRSAEDIREILRAGADKVSLNTAAVKNPALISEAAEKFGRQCVVVAIDAKKRGDSYWEVVTSGGRVPEHIDAFGWAVKAEELGAGEILLTSMDRDGTKAGYDLELTELISSSVKIPVIASGGAGAPEDFYDALTKGKADAALAASLFHFNEVPIPELKEYLSLKGVPVRK
- a CDS encoding sugar diacid recognition domain-containing protein — its product is MTMYGTKAEVFADVPPARKREPPQGYGESSILGGRDLLAKYAQEISEYLSSMMGRSIIITDINGIIIGAPAKERIGEFHPPSIPCIKYKKMSFDDAEGAKKLGVWYPGSTVPLFYNGRVIGTAAIAGEPEVVLQFTMLVKNQIESMLREKIYSPGAGSPQKKINELVHDIASFDPASGDHASLTLKGAHIGVDLDRPRGAIAVFFSNFCGLGGLENNPVKITYENYSDPIEAEIDYSAMHGRVIVLLREIFQDPQAIIASVARDRFAVICPRETDDKKSPDEEIEALCDSADKIYSKLKSASLETIVGVGFPARNLFELPAAYKNAWEVAGIAEKLSMPPGAYSFNRLLLEGILSSVKQNVALRYIDKKLSDAESESDAQMLIETFKAYCESFFSKQRAAERLHLHRNTLSYRLAKLEEYLGISMEDFKQVMAFYLALGIRDLHKKGCAR